A window from Branchiostoma floridae strain S238N-H82 chromosome 16, Bfl_VNyyK, whole genome shotgun sequence encodes these proteins:
- the LOC118403684 gene encoding heme transporter HRG1-like — protein sequence MAVSRLRLAFRISFAVLGTFVGLSAAVCWIQVFKSYDTAAFGVASGLTAAVALTIHILYAREQWQASYRWLRGLMLSGCFVQLAGVCGFVTYLVLGITNHQALKPDSYYITCVWCFLTWKWGFLLFLYARMYRREFDPTYQRMMEPGDVKV from the exons ATGGCAGTATCACGGCTTAGGCTGGCTTTCCGCATCAGTTTTGCCGTCTTAGGCACATTTGTCGGCCTGTCTGCGGCGGTGTGTTGGATTCAAGTGTTCAAGAGCTACGACACAGCGGCTTTTGGTGTCGCTTCAG GTCTAACTGCTGCTGTGGCCCTGACCATCCACATCCTCTATGCTCGTGAACAATGGCAGGCCTCGTATCGCTGGCTGCGGGGGCTGATGCTGTCTGGCTGTTTTGTACAGCTGGCAGGGGTCTGTGGGTTTGTCACCTACCTGGTTCTGGGGATCACCAACCACCAAG CTCTGAAGCCTGACAGTTACTACATCACCTGTGTGTGGTGCTTCCTCACCTGGAAGTGGGGCTTCCTGCTCTTCCTGTACGCCCGCATGTACAGGCGCGAATTCGACCCGACCTACCAGCGTATGATGGAACCAGGGGATGTCAAGGTGTAG
- the LOC118403659 gene encoding transcription activator BRG1-like isoform X1, translating into MAKAARILKMGYLEMKLPQKKGTWQLKWCIFCILDDNSTSFLDYFSNEESFRKGGKVASIRLDAKDKLSVIMDQKMKQNCLMVDNDKGPFGFYHKDPMQMAQWQKVFLFCLTPGEGVDLSQLSAGPGTPLPPLPPTGDSDGAPPVPPIPPGHPMNAPRLPGAPSPPPYPGGQPLPAALSGLPLPPLPTMSMSGPPLPPLPTSEHNYEEGVMSMFKVAVEDTIDSKRLGLSGEYYLVISPEEIVVMERKHGKDGNIAEKEVLTWKLTTLRRFFMTVIPGEKSDQLLSIESGRRSSTGPGVFQFFTAEGDELYSCIRQCAIKGLEMIKARKAATGGQQQGMPPPQQPGPPVPGPRPPGPRQPGPPGQRPAGPPGPRQTRPPGPRQSGPPGPRQPGPPGPRQPRPPGPRQPGPPGPNQADPGKAPQTTQGPPTTPRGPNNNNQPQQANANAPNQKAAAKQPPKPAEGTPPPPPKALDRAEELKAKGVIIDDGMNPVYGQGLAPLPPDDEVDESNKSKPDQIKPPMGHTRNASNVSNLSFDLDPEFVAKANLVTANCKTEEDLDGLEQEFDLMKLLQSSVTTIEKDCYQGSK; encoded by the exons ATGGCCAAGGCAGCCAGGATTTTGAAGATGGGGTACCTCGAGATGAAGCTACCACAGAAAAAG GGCACTTGGCAGCTGAAGTGGTGTATCTTCTGCATCCTTGATGACAACTCAACATCTTTTCTGGACTATTTCTCAAATGAGGAGTCCTTTCGCAAGGGAGGAAAAGTCGCCAGCATTCGCCTCGATGCCAAAGACAAGCTGTCTGT GATAATGGACCAGAAGATGAAACAAAACTGTCTGATGGTAGACAATGACAAGGGACCATTTGGCTTCTACCATAAGGACCCAATGCAGATGGCCCAATGGCAGAAGGTGTTTCTTTTCTGCCTGACTCCAG GAGAAGGGGTGGACTTGTCCCAGCTGAGTGCAGGTCCAGGCACACCTCTCCCTCCTCTGCCCCCAACAGGAGACAGCGATGGTGCTCCCCCAGTTCCACCCATCCCCCCAGGTCATCCAATGAATGCCCCCAGGCTCCCTGGGGCCCCCTCACCGCCCCCCTACCCTGGGGGTCAGCCCCTCCCCGCCGCTCTCTCTGGATTGCCCCTTCCTCCCCTCCCCACTATGTCCATGAGTGGACCTCCCCTACCACCACTGCCCACCTCAGAACATAACTATGAAGAAGGCGTCATGT CCATGTTCAAAGTGGCTGTTGAGGACACCATTGACTCCAAGCGTCTGGGCCTTTCTGGAGAATACTACTTAGTCATCTCCCCGGAGGAGATTGTGGTGATGGAGCGAAAACATGGCAAGGATGGAAACATAGCGGAGAAGGAa GTTCTGACATGGAAGCTGACCACTCTACGTCGTTTCTTCATGACCGTTATCCCGGGGGAGAAAAGTGACCAACTGCTGTCCATTGAGTCTGGCAG GCGTTCCAGCACAGGTCCGGGGGTTTTTCAGTTCTTCACAGCAGAAGGGGATGAGCTGTACTCCTGCATCCGTCAGTGTGCCATTAAAGGCCTGGAGATGATCAAGGCAAGGAAGGCTGCTACAGGCGGCCAGCAGCAGGGCATGCCACCACCCCAGCAGCCTGGGCCACCTGTACCAGGCCCACGACCGCCCGGGCCGAGACAGCCCGGGCCGCCGGGGCAAAGGCCGGCTGGACCACCTGGACCCAGGCAGACTAGGCCACCAGGGCCGAGGCAGTCGGGGCCCCCCGGCCCGCGACAGCCTGGCCCGCCTGGCCCACGACAGCCTAGGCCACCTGGCCCACGGCAGCCTGGCCCCCCTGGGCCAAACCAGGCTGACCCAGGGAAGGCCCCACAGACTACTCAAGGTCCACCCACCACCCCTCGAGGTCCGAACAACAACAACCAGCCGCAGCAGGCGAACGCAAACGCTCCCAACCAGAAGGCAGCCGCCAAACAGCCTCCCAAACCGGCTGAGGGAACCCCGCCTCCGCCGCCTAAGGCTCTGGACAGGGCAGAGGAACTCAAGGCTAAGGGAGTTATCATCGACGATGGGATGAACCCTGTGTATGGACAAG GTTTGGCTCCACTACCCCCAGATGATGAAGTTGATGAGAGCA ACAAGTCCAAGCCTGACCAAATCAAGCCTCCGATGGGCCACACCCGCAACGCCAGCAACGTCAGCAACCTCAGCTTCGACCTGGACCCAGAGTTCGTGGCCAAGGCCAACCTGGTGACTGCCAACTGTAAGACTGAAGAGGACTTGGATGGACTGGAGCAGGAGTTTGATCTGATGAAGCTGCTGCAGTCCAGCGTCACCACCATTGAGAAGGATTGCTACCAAGGCTCGAAGTAA
- the LOC118403659 gene encoding WAS/WASL-interacting protein family member 3-like isoform X2 — MAKAARILKMGYLEMKLPQKKGTWQLKWCIFCILDDNSTSFLDYFSNEESFRKGGKVASIRLDAKDKLSVIMDQKMKQNCLMVDNDKGPFGFYHKDPMQMAQWQKVFLFCLTPGEGVDLSQLSAGPGTPLPPLPPTGDSDGAPPVPPIPPGHPMNAPRLPGAPSPPPYPGGQPLPAALSGLPLPPLPTMSMSGPPLPPLPTSEHNYEEGVMSMFKVAVEDTIDSKRLGLSGEYYLVISPEEIVVMERKHGKDGNIAEKEVLTWKLTTLRRFFMTVIPGEKSDQLLSIESGRRSSTGPGVFQFFTAEGDELYSCIRQCAIKGLEMIKARKAATGGQQQGMPPPQQPGPPVPGPRPPGPRQPGPPGQRPAGPPGPRQTRPPGPRQSGPPGPRQPGPPGPRQPRPPGPRQPGPPGPNQADPGKAPQTTQGPPTTPRGPNNNNQPQQANANAPNQKAAAKQPPKPAEGTPPPPPKALDRAEELKAKGVIIDDGMNPVYGQGLAPLPPDDEVDESMGNCSPQDSVTEGSTNTSSISSA, encoded by the exons ATGGCCAAGGCAGCCAGGATTTTGAAGATGGGGTACCTCGAGATGAAGCTACCACAGAAAAAG GGCACTTGGCAGCTGAAGTGGTGTATCTTCTGCATCCTTGATGACAACTCAACATCTTTTCTGGACTATTTCTCAAATGAGGAGTCCTTTCGCAAGGGAGGAAAAGTCGCCAGCATTCGCCTCGATGCCAAAGACAAGCTGTCTGT GATAATGGACCAGAAGATGAAACAAAACTGTCTGATGGTAGACAATGACAAGGGACCATTTGGCTTCTACCATAAGGACCCAATGCAGATGGCCCAATGGCAGAAGGTGTTTCTTTTCTGCCTGACTCCAG GAGAAGGGGTGGACTTGTCCCAGCTGAGTGCAGGTCCAGGCACACCTCTCCCTCCTCTGCCCCCAACAGGAGACAGCGATGGTGCTCCCCCAGTTCCACCCATCCCCCCAGGTCATCCAATGAATGCCCCCAGGCTCCCTGGGGCCCCCTCACCGCCCCCCTACCCTGGGGGTCAGCCCCTCCCCGCCGCTCTCTCTGGATTGCCCCTTCCTCCCCTCCCCACTATGTCCATGAGTGGACCTCCCCTACCACCACTGCCCACCTCAGAACATAACTATGAAGAAGGCGTCATGT CCATGTTCAAAGTGGCTGTTGAGGACACCATTGACTCCAAGCGTCTGGGCCTTTCTGGAGAATACTACTTAGTCATCTCCCCGGAGGAGATTGTGGTGATGGAGCGAAAACATGGCAAGGATGGAAACATAGCGGAGAAGGAa GTTCTGACATGGAAGCTGACCACTCTACGTCGTTTCTTCATGACCGTTATCCCGGGGGAGAAAAGTGACCAACTGCTGTCCATTGAGTCTGGCAG GCGTTCCAGCACAGGTCCGGGGGTTTTTCAGTTCTTCACAGCAGAAGGGGATGAGCTGTACTCCTGCATCCGTCAGTGTGCCATTAAAGGCCTGGAGATGATCAAGGCAAGGAAGGCTGCTACAGGCGGCCAGCAGCAGGGCATGCCACCACCCCAGCAGCCTGGGCCACCTGTACCAGGCCCACGACCGCCCGGGCCGAGACAGCCCGGGCCGCCGGGGCAAAGGCCGGCTGGACCACCTGGACCCAGGCAGACTAGGCCACCAGGGCCGAGGCAGTCGGGGCCCCCCGGCCCGCGACAGCCTGGCCCGCCTGGCCCACGACAGCCTAGGCCACCTGGCCCACGGCAGCCTGGCCCCCCTGGGCCAAACCAGGCTGACCCAGGGAAGGCCCCACAGACTACTCAAGGTCCACCCACCACCCCTCGAGGTCCGAACAACAACAACCAGCCGCAGCAGGCGAACGCAAACGCTCCCAACCAGAAGGCAGCCGCCAAACAGCCTCCCAAACCGGCTGAGGGAACCCCGCCTCCGCCGCCTAAGGCTCTGGACAGGGCAGAGGAACTCAAGGCTAAGGGAGTTATCATCGACGATGGGATGAACCCTGTGTATGGACAAG GTTTGGCTCCACTACCCCCAGATGATGAAGTTGATGAGAGCA TGGGTAATTGTAGCCCTCAAGATAGCGTCACTGAAGGAAGCACAAATACTAGCAGCATATCCAGTGCATAG
- the LOC118403659 gene encoding WAS/WASL-interacting protein family member 3-like isoform X3 — protein MAKAARILKMGYLEMKLPQKKGTWQLKWCIFCILDDNSTSFLDYFSNEESFRKGGKVASIRLDAKDKLSVIMDQKMKQNCLMVDNDKGPFGFYHKDPMQMAQWQKVFLFCLTPGEGVDLSQLSAGPGTPLPPLPPTGDSDGAPPVPPIPPGHPMNAPRLPGAPSPPPYPGGQPLPAALSGLPLPPLPTMSMSGPPLPPLPTSEHNYEEGVMSMFKVAVEDTIDSKRLGLSGEYYLVISPEEIVVMERKHGKDGNIAEKEVLTWKLTTLRRFFMTVIPGEKSDQLLSIESGRRSSTGPGVFQFFTAEGDELYSCIRQCAIKGLEMIKARKAATGGQQQGMPPPQQPGPPVPGPRPPGPRQPGPPGQRPAGPPGPRQTRPPGPRQSGPPGPRQPGPPGPRQPRPPGPRQPGPPGPNQADPGKAPQTTQGPPTTPRGPNNNNQPQQANANAPNQKAAAKQPPKPAEGTPPPPPKALDRAEELKAKGVIIDDGMNPVYGQGLAPLPPDDEVDESRKEK, from the exons ATGGCCAAGGCAGCCAGGATTTTGAAGATGGGGTACCTCGAGATGAAGCTACCACAGAAAAAG GGCACTTGGCAGCTGAAGTGGTGTATCTTCTGCATCCTTGATGACAACTCAACATCTTTTCTGGACTATTTCTCAAATGAGGAGTCCTTTCGCAAGGGAGGAAAAGTCGCCAGCATTCGCCTCGATGCCAAAGACAAGCTGTCTGT GATAATGGACCAGAAGATGAAACAAAACTGTCTGATGGTAGACAATGACAAGGGACCATTTGGCTTCTACCATAAGGACCCAATGCAGATGGCCCAATGGCAGAAGGTGTTTCTTTTCTGCCTGACTCCAG GAGAAGGGGTGGACTTGTCCCAGCTGAGTGCAGGTCCAGGCACACCTCTCCCTCCTCTGCCCCCAACAGGAGACAGCGATGGTGCTCCCCCAGTTCCACCCATCCCCCCAGGTCATCCAATGAATGCCCCCAGGCTCCCTGGGGCCCCCTCACCGCCCCCCTACCCTGGGGGTCAGCCCCTCCCCGCCGCTCTCTCTGGATTGCCCCTTCCTCCCCTCCCCACTATGTCCATGAGTGGACCTCCCCTACCACCACTGCCCACCTCAGAACATAACTATGAAGAAGGCGTCATGT CCATGTTCAAAGTGGCTGTTGAGGACACCATTGACTCCAAGCGTCTGGGCCTTTCTGGAGAATACTACTTAGTCATCTCCCCGGAGGAGATTGTGGTGATGGAGCGAAAACATGGCAAGGATGGAAACATAGCGGAGAAGGAa GTTCTGACATGGAAGCTGACCACTCTACGTCGTTTCTTCATGACCGTTATCCCGGGGGAGAAAAGTGACCAACTGCTGTCCATTGAGTCTGGCAG GCGTTCCAGCACAGGTCCGGGGGTTTTTCAGTTCTTCACAGCAGAAGGGGATGAGCTGTACTCCTGCATCCGTCAGTGTGCCATTAAAGGCCTGGAGATGATCAAGGCAAGGAAGGCTGCTACAGGCGGCCAGCAGCAGGGCATGCCACCACCCCAGCAGCCTGGGCCACCTGTACCAGGCCCACGACCGCCCGGGCCGAGACAGCCCGGGCCGCCGGGGCAAAGGCCGGCTGGACCACCTGGACCCAGGCAGACTAGGCCACCAGGGCCGAGGCAGTCGGGGCCCCCCGGCCCGCGACAGCCTGGCCCGCCTGGCCCACGACAGCCTAGGCCACCTGGCCCACGGCAGCCTGGCCCCCCTGGGCCAAACCAGGCTGACCCAGGGAAGGCCCCACAGACTACTCAAGGTCCACCCACCACCCCTCGAGGTCCGAACAACAACAACCAGCCGCAGCAGGCGAACGCAAACGCTCCCAACCAGAAGGCAGCCGCCAAACAGCCTCCCAAACCGGCTGAGGGAACCCCGCCTCCGCCGCCTAAGGCTCTGGACAGGGCAGAGGAACTCAAGGCTAAGGGAGTTATCATCGACGATGGGATGAACCCTGTGTATGGACAAG GTTTGGCTCCACTACCCCCAGATGATGAAGTTGATGAGAGCA GGAAAGAAAAGTAA